The Bacilli bacterium genome contains the following window.
GTCGGCTTATTCGCTGTTCAATTCGCCAAGTTAAAAGGCGCATATGTGATCGGTACTGCCGGCGCGGAGAACATCGAATTCATTCGTTCGCTGGGCGTTGATTTGGCAATCGATTATTCCCGTACTCCTTTTGAACAATTGGCCGGAATGGTCGATTTCGTTTTGGATACAGTCGGCGGAGAGACGCTTGAACGCTCCTTTTCTATCGTAAAAAAGGGCGGTGTTCTGATTTCCATAGCGGGACGACCGGCGCCAGCGAAGGGGCAACAATTGGGGATTCGGGTCTTGGGTTCGAGCCCGGCTACCCGTCAAGATTTGATCGACATTGCGAAGTTGGCAGACGATGGACGGATCAGAACGTATGTTCAGCGCGTGTATCCGTTGCATATGGCCAGCATGGCTCATGAGCGGAGCGAAAGCGGGCACGGACGCGGTCGTATCGTGCTAAATGTCGCCGATGCGTAAAAGGTCTACGGCAGTGAAACCGGAGGAAAGAATACTTGTTTCAATCGTATTGAAATCGTACTGTCCGCT
Protein-coding sequences here:
- a CDS encoding zinc-binding dehydrogenase, with amino-acid sequence MRNIRLPPHGAAGGVGLFAVQFAKLKGAYVIGTAGAENIEFIRSLGVDLAIDYSRTPFEQLAGMVDFVLDTVGGETLERSFSIVKKGGVLISIAGRPAPAKGQQLGIRVLGSSPATRQDLIDIAKLADDGRIRTYVQRVYPLHMASMAHERSESGHGRGRIVLNVADA